One genomic region from Anopheles bellator chromosome 2, idAnoBellAS_SP24_06.2, whole genome shotgun sequence encodes:
- the LOC131210199 gene encoding DNA repair endonuclease XPF — MSLENDGLDAELACSADQTDQEANALAEEQEDKIITQQVDAEEFLAAEGIALLEYEKQMFFDLLHADALVVCAKGINYERVLLNLLKIFCDNSTLVLVVNCSDSEERFYKTHLEHAEHIHETAKVSTERERTYLQGGIQFISTRILVVDLLKNRIPIELITGIFVVRAHEIVESCQEAFALRLYRQRNKVGFIKAFSRNVEAFTYGYGHVEKVMRNLFVKELLIWPRFHMTIQRSLKPYEPAVVEIQIPMTQSMIVLQTNLLDLMNYLVKSVKSLNRHVELQEVTVENCVTKKFHKILQAQLDTIWHQLSSQTKLIVVDLKVLRSLMVSCLYGDAVSFYALVKRYRTKEYALSNSGWTIMEAAERIFTVAKERIFNSEDEFEPELSPKWKALLDVLRLDIPKDIKETSNKIRKKEERQKYLQQQVKILILCQDAWDCYQLNQVLTQGPERHLFYQAMKYDITVSKLSENFKHISVENDGAKFKVQPFEPLSIPKPSTTNAAAKSDVPAKGAFLRERIAKKRLEAAEELETPKRNDKEDEDALTTEDTETTQQSEMESELAGRATEDPDHQRYFRDSYILTMSQKPLDEIEPDAAQFDTSVLESGAFESFTEMEKMDITTIVKDCNRPLVFIQTFKSESTGLGSLDRTLEHINPRYIVMYHTNVTAIRQIEVYEARQRRAEVARVRVFAVIYSKTVEEQSYLTSLRREKQAFELLIETKRTMVVPEYQDGKSEDTIMMLQKKQEISSRQAGGQEVKNPEEIVTPRVIVDMREFRSDLPCLIHRRGIDVVPLTITVGDYILTPEVCVERKSISDLIGSLNSGRLYSQCVQMTRYYAKPILLIEFDQNKPFHFQRYFMVSGGGGGGGSSSSVGSSNEDIMAKLQLLTIHFPKLRLVWSPSPYATAQLFEELKQGKAEPNPDVAVKIGSDEAATDDGSEGTADGLLVNVDMQEFLMKLPGITSRNIGKVMRQCKSLRELTQKTEAQLEELLGGQALAKQLWEILHVAHKPAQPDSNGKMPWSKFKRGAGNRGRM, encoded by the exons ATGAGCCTTGAGAACGATGGACTGGATGCGGAGCTGGCCTGTTCGGCCGATCAAACCGACCAGGAAGCGAACGCATTGGCTGAGGAACAAGAGGATAAGATCATTACGCAGCAAGTGGACGCCGAAGAGTTTCTGGCAGCGGAGGGAATTGCCCTGCTCGAGTACGAGAAACAGATGTTCTTCGATCTGCTCCACGCGGATGCTCTCGTCGTGTGTGCCAA AGGCATCAACTACGAACGTGTGTTGCTAAACCTGTTGAAGATATTCTGCGACAATTCCACGCTGGTCCTGGTGGTAAACTGTTCCGATAGTGAGGAACGATTTTACAAAACCCACCTCGAGCACGCCGAACACATTCACGAAACGGCCAAAGTGTCTACCGAGCGCGAACGCACGTACCTACAGGGTGGGATCCAGTTTATCAGCACACGCATTTTGGTGGTCGATTTGCTAAAGAACCGCATCCCGATCGAACTGATAACGGGGATATTCGTGGTGCGGGCGCACGAGATAGTGGAGTCGTGCCAGGAAGCGTTCGCACTGCGTCTCTACCGGCAACGGAATAAGGTCGGGTTCATCAAGGCGTTCTCACGCAACGTAGAAGCGTTCACCTACGGGTACGGGCACGTGGAGAAAGTGATGCGCAATCTGTTCGTGAAGGAGCTACTGATTTGGCCCCGGTTCCACATGACCATACAGCGGTCACTGAAGCCCTACGAACCGGCCGTCGTCGAGATACAGATTCCCATGACGCAAAGCATGATAGTGCTGCAGACGAATCTGCTCGACCTAATGAACTATCTGGTGAAGAGCGTCAAAAGCCTGAACCGTCACGTGGAACTGCAGGAGGTAACGGTGGAGAATTGCGTGACGAAAAAGTTCCACAAAATCCTACAGGCCCAACTGGACACCATTTGGCATCAGCTGAGCTCGCAGACGAAACTAATCGTGGTCGATTTGAAAGTTTTGCGCAGCTTGATGGT GTCTTGTCTCTATGGGGATGCTGTGTCGTTTTATGCTTTAGTCAAGCGCTACCGAACGAAAGAGTACGCACTCAGCAATTCGGGATGGACCATCATGGAGGCCGCCGAACGAATCTTCACAGTTGCTAAGGAACGCATTTTCAACAGTGAGGATG AGTTCGAACCCGAATTGTCCCCCAAGTGGAAGGCACTGCTGGATGTACTTCGGCTCGATATTCCCAAAGACATCAAGGAAACATCGAACAAAATTCGCAAGAAAGAGGAACGGCAAAAGTATCTCCAGCAGCAGGTGAAGATTCTAATCCTGTGTCAGGATGCCTGGGATTGCTATCAGCTGAACCAGGTGCTTACACAGGGTCCGGAGCGCCATCTGTTTTATCAAGCGATGAAATACGATATCACGGTGTCGAAACTGTCGGAAAACTTCAAGCACATATCGGTCGAAAACGATGGCGCCAAATTTAAGGTACAACCGTTCGAGCCTCTTTCTATACCAAAACCAAGTACGACCAATGCCGCAGCCAAGAGTGATGTTCCCGCAAAGGGAGCATTTTTGCGCGAAAGAATTGCAAAGAAGCGTCTCGAGGCGGCCGAAGAGCTTGAGACGCCCAAGCGCAACGACAAAGAAGACGAAGATGCACTGACCACAGAAGATACGGAGACAACGCAACAGTCCGAAATGGAATCCGAGTTGGCCGGGCGCGCGACGGAAGACCCGGACCATCAGCGGTACTTTCGTGATTCGTACATTTTGACGATGTCACAGAAACCGCTCGATGAGATCGAACCGGATGCGGCGCAGTTCGATACCAGTGTACTGGAGAGCGGAGCGTTTGAATCGTtcaccgaaatggaaaaaatggacaTAACGACCATTGTGAAGGACTGCAATCGGCCGCTGGTGTTCATTCAAACGTTTAAGAGTGAATCTACGGGACTGGGTTCGCTCGATCGGACCCTGGAGCACATCAATCCGCGCTACATCGTCATGTACCACACGAACGTCACCGCTATCCGGCAGATCGAGGTGTACGAGGCCCGACAGCGGCGTGCAGAGGTGGCTCGCGTTCGTGTGTTCGCCGTCATCTACTCGAAAACGGTCGAGGAACAGTCCTATCTAACTTCGTTGCGGCGTGAGAAGCAAGCGTTTGAGTTACTGATTGAAACGAAAAGG ACAATGGTCGTACCGGAATATCAGGATGGCAAATCGGAAGACACGATTATGATGCTGCAGAAGAAGCAGGAAATCTCGAGCCGGCAAGCGGGTGGGCAGGAGGTAAAAAATCCAGAAGAGATTGTCACACCTCGCGTTATTGTCGACATGCGAGAGTTTCGTTCCGATCTGCCGTGTCTCATCCACCGACGGGGCATCGATGTGGTTCCGCTAACGATCACG GTCGGTGATTACATTCTAACGCCGGAGGTTTGCGTCGAACGTAAATCGATTTCCGATCTGATCGGTTCGCTAAACTCGGGCCGCCTGTACAGCCAGTGCGTGCAGATGACCCGCTACTATGCCAAACCAATTCTGCTGATCGAGTTCGATCAGAACAAACCGTTTCACTTTCAGCGCTACTTTATGgtgtccggcggtggcggcggcggtggttcctcgtcgtcggtcggttcgtcAAACGAGGACATTATGGCGAAGCTGCAGCTGTTAACGATTCACTTTCCCAAGCTTCGACTCGTCTGGTCACCGAGTCCATACGCGACGGCACAACTGTTCGAAGAGCTTAAACAAGGCAAAGCCGAACCGAATCCGGATGTGGCGGTTAAGATCGGTTCCGATGAagcggccaccgacgacgggtCGGAAGGAACGGCCGATGGGCTGCTGGTGAACGTCGATATGCAGGAGTTTCTGATGAAACTTCCGGGCATAACGTCGCGCAACATCGGTAAGGTTATGCGTCAGTGCAAAAGTTTGCGCGAATTGACGCAGAAAACGGAAGCCCAACTGGAGGAACTGCTCGGCGGTCAGGCTCTGGCGAAGCAGCTGTGGGAAATACTGCACGTGGCTCACAAACCGGCCCAGCCGGATTCGAACGGTAAGATGCCCTGGTCGAAGTTCAAACGTGGTGCTGGGAACCGCGGCAGAATGTGA